In one window of Streptomyces sp. NBC_01224 DNA:
- a CDS encoding metal ABC transporter permease produces the protein MEFLDPPFMQRALLAAVLVGVIAPAVGIYLVQRRQALMGDGIGHIAMTGVGLGFLLSTSPVWMATAVAVVGAVVMELIRWYGRTRGDIALAMLFYGGMAGGVLLINLSDTGSNANLTSYLFGSLSTVSTEDITAICLLAAFVLLVTLGLRRQLFAVSQDEEFARVTGLPVRALNLLVAVTAAVTVTVAMRVVGLLLVSALMVVPVAAAQQISRSFKVTFVLSVVIGTAVTLAGTVTSYYQDVPPGATIVLLAIVVFVVLTLLATPLARRRARRSEAASEECTLEVPASRPATDELRV, from the coding sequence ATGGAATTCCTCGACCCTCCGTTCATGCAGCGGGCACTGCTCGCCGCCGTACTGGTCGGCGTCATCGCCCCCGCCGTCGGCATCTATCTCGTCCAGCGCCGCCAGGCCCTGATGGGCGACGGCATCGGCCATATCGCGATGACCGGTGTCGGCCTCGGTTTCCTGCTCTCCACCAGCCCTGTGTGGATGGCCACGGCGGTCGCCGTCGTCGGCGCCGTCGTGATGGAGCTGATCCGCTGGTACGGGCGCACCCGCGGCGACATCGCGCTGGCCATGCTGTTCTACGGCGGTATGGCGGGCGGTGTCCTGCTGATCAACCTCTCCGACACCGGCTCCAACGCCAACCTCACCTCGTATCTCTTCGGCTCCCTCTCCACGGTCTCCACCGAGGACATCACCGCGATCTGTCTGCTGGCCGCCTTCGTGCTGCTGGTGACGCTGGGGCTGCGCCGGCAGCTGTTCGCGGTCAGCCAGGACGAGGAGTTCGCCCGGGTCACCGGGCTGCCGGTGCGCGCGCTGAATCTGCTGGTCGCCGTGACGGCGGCGGTGACGGTCACCGTGGCGATGCGGGTCGTCGGGCTGCTGCTCGTCAGCGCGCTGATGGTGGTGCCGGTCGCGGCCGCGCAGCAGATCTCCAGGTCCTTCAAGGTGACGTTCGTACTGTCCGTCGTCATCGGTACGGCGGTGACCCTGGCCGGCACCGTGACCTCGTACTACCAGGACGTCCCGCCCGGCGCCACGATCGTGCTGCTGGCCATCGTGGTCTTCGTCGTCCTGACGCTGCTCGCGACCCCGCTGGCCAGAAGGCGCGCCCGTCGGAGCGAAGCGGCGTCCGAGGAGTGCACTCTTGAGGTACCGGCCTCCCGCCCGGCCACGGACGAACTCCGGGTTTGA
- a CDS encoding metal ABC transporter ATP-binding protein has translation MSEPGSTTTEPVIALRGATATLGARPVLRGIDLTVHRGEVAALLGANGSGKSTAVRSVIGQVPLTGGSIELFGTPLRRFRSWARIGYVPQRTTAAGGVPATIREVVSSGRLSRTKLGLLRKADRAAVDRAIELVGLADRARDSVNALSGGQHQRVLIARALAAEPELLIMDEPMAGVDLASQEILAATLREQVAAGTTVLLVLHELGPLEPLIDRAIVLRDGCVMHDGPPPKALGQHALPGHDHVHPHAASEPVRTGLLS, from the coding sequence ATGTCCGAGCCCGGGAGCACCACGACCGAACCCGTGATAGCCCTGCGCGGCGCCACGGCCACGCTCGGCGCGCGTCCGGTGCTGCGCGGCATCGACCTGACCGTCCACCGCGGCGAGGTCGCCGCCCTGCTCGGCGCCAACGGCTCGGGCAAGTCGACCGCCGTACGCTCCGTCATCGGCCAGGTCCCGCTCACCGGCGGCTCCATCGAGCTGTTCGGCACCCCGCTGCGCCGCTTCCGCAGCTGGGCGCGCATCGGTTACGTACCCCAGCGCACCACGGCGGCCGGCGGGGTGCCCGCCACGATCCGTGAGGTCGTCTCCTCCGGGCGCCTGTCCCGTACGAAGCTGGGGCTGCTCCGCAAGGCCGACCGGGCCGCCGTCGACCGGGCCATCGAACTCGTGGGCCTCGCCGACCGGGCCAGGGACTCCGTGAACGCGCTCTCCGGCGGGCAGCACCAGCGGGTGCTGATCGCCCGGGCGCTGGCCGCCGAACCGGAGCTGCTGATCATGGACGAGCCGATGGCCGGCGTCGACCTGGCCAGCCAGGAGATCCTCGCCGCGACGCTCCGCGAACAGGTCGCGGCCGGCACCACGGTGCTGCTCGTGCTGCATGAGCTCGGCCCGCTGGAGCCGCTGATCGACCGCGCGATCGTGCTGCGCGACGGCTGTGTGATGCACGACGGGCCGCCCCCGAAGGCGCTGGGCCAGCACGCCCTGCCCGGACACGACCATGTACACCCCCACGCGGCCTCCGAGCCCGTCCGGACGGGACTGCTGAGCTGA
- a CDS encoding Fur family transcriptional regulator → MATAPISGTNAAPVRGRSTRQRAAVAAALDEVDEFRSAQELHDVLKHRGDSVGLTTVYRTLQSLADAGEVDVLRTTDGESVYRRCSTGDHHHHLVCRMCGKAVEVEGPAVEQWAETIAAQHGYVNVAHTVEIFGTCAECASVKG, encoded by the coding sequence GTGGCGACGGCGCCGATCAGTGGAACGAACGCGGCCCCAGTACGCGGCCGGTCGACCCGGCAGCGGGCGGCGGTGGCTGCGGCGCTCGACGAGGTGGATGAGTTCCGCAGCGCCCAGGAGCTGCACGATGTGCTCAAGCACCGCGGTGACTCGGTCGGGCTGACCACCGTCTACCGCACGCTTCAGTCCCTCGCCGATGCGGGCGAGGTCGATGTGCTGCGCACCACGGACGGCGAGTCCGTGTACCGGCGCTGCTCGACCGGCGACCACCACCACCATCTGGTGTGCCGGATGTGCGGCAAGGCCGTGGAGGTCGAGGGGCCCGCGGTGGAGCAGTGGGCGGAGACGATCGCCGCGCAGCACGGGTATGTGAACGTGGCCCACACCGTGGAGATCTTCGGGACGTGCGCGGAGTGCGCGAGCGTGAAGGGATGA
- a CDS encoding metal ABC transporter substrate-binding protein: MNVSRLIPTAAVAGAVVLGLTALTACSASDAADHKNGDKLNVVASFYPMQFLAEQIGGKHVSVTTLTKPGVEPHDLELTPRQIGGLGDADYILYLKGIQPAVDDAIKQSGSKDVVDASTLTVLEDHGTETGADEHGHEHHGDEAGADPHIWLDPVKYAEVAKGVGKSLEKTDPDHAADYRKNTDALVNKLDALNTAYETGLKDTATKTFITTHSAFGYLAERYGLTQEGIAGVDPEAEPSPARISEIHTVAKKNKVTTVFFETLASDKTAKTLAKDTGLKTDVLDPLEGITDKSKGDDYIEVMQSNLAALQKALGAK; the protein is encoded by the coding sequence ATGAACGTAAGCCGCCTCATACCCACAGCCGCCGTCGCCGGAGCAGTCGTCCTCGGCCTCACCGCCCTCACCGCCTGCTCCGCCTCGGATGCCGCCGACCACAAGAACGGCGACAAGCTGAATGTGGTGGCCTCGTTCTATCCGATGCAGTTCCTGGCCGAGCAGATCGGCGGGAAGCACGTCTCGGTCACCACGCTGACCAAGCCGGGGGTCGAGCCGCACGATCTGGAGCTCACCCCGCGGCAGATCGGCGGACTCGGCGACGCCGACTACATCCTGTACCTCAAGGGCATCCAGCCCGCCGTCGACGACGCCATCAAACAGTCCGGCTCGAAGGACGTCGTCGACGCCTCGACCCTCACCGTGCTGGAAGACCACGGCACGGAGACCGGCGCCGACGAGCACGGTCATGAGCACCACGGCGACGAGGCCGGAGCCGACCCCCACATCTGGCTGGACCCGGTGAAGTACGCCGAGGTCGCCAAGGGCGTCGGAAAGTCCCTGGAGAAGACCGACCCCGACCACGCCGCGGACTACCGCAAGAACACGGACGCGCTGGTCAACAAGCTCGACGCGCTGAACACGGCGTACGAGACGGGCCTGAAGGACACCGCGACCAAGACCTTCATCACCACCCACTCCGCCTTCGGGTACCTCGCGGAGCGCTACGGCCTGACCCAGGAGGGCATCGCCGGCGTCGACCCCGAGGCCGAGCCCAGCCCCGCCCGGATCAGCGAGATCCACACCGTCGCGAAGAAGAACAAGGTCACCACCGTATTCTTCGAGACGCTCGCCAGCGACAAGACCGCGAAGACCCTCGCCAAGGACACCGGCCTGAAGACCGACGTCCTGGACCCGCTGGAGGGAATCACGGACAAGTCCAAGGGCGATGACTACATCGAGGTCATGCAGTCCAATCTCGCCGCCCTGCAGAAGGCGCTCGGCGCGAAGTGA
- the recO gene encoding DNA repair protein RecO, with the protein MSLFRDDGVVLRTQKLGEADRIITILTRGHGRVRAVARGVRRTKSKFGARLEPFSHVDVQFFARGSELIGRGLPLCTQSETIAPYGGGIVTDYARYTAGTAMLETAERFTDHEGEPAVQQYLLLVGGLRTLARGEHEPHLILDAFLLRSLAVNGYAPSFEDCAKCGMPGPNRFFSVAAGGVICGDCRVPGSVVPSAEAVTLLSALLTGDWDTADACEARHVREGSGLVSAYLHWHLERGLRSLRYVEN; encoded by the coding sequence ATGAGCTTGTTCCGGGACGACGGCGTGGTGCTGCGCACGCAGAAGCTGGGCGAGGCCGACCGGATCATCACGATCCTGACCCGCGGCCACGGCCGGGTGCGGGCCGTCGCGCGCGGCGTGCGGCGTACGAAGTCCAAGTTCGGGGCACGGCTGGAACCTTTCTCCCACGTCGATGTGCAGTTCTTCGCCCGGGGCAGCGAGCTGATCGGCCGCGGTCTGCCGCTCTGCACCCAGAGCGAGACGATCGCCCCGTACGGCGGCGGCATCGTCACCGATTACGCCCGCTACACCGCGGGCACCGCGATGCTGGAGACCGCCGAGCGGTTCACCGACCACGAGGGCGAGCCCGCGGTTCAGCAGTACCTGCTGCTCGTCGGAGGGCTGCGCACCCTCGCCCGCGGTGAACACGAGCCGCATCTCATCCTCGACGCGTTCCTGCTGCGTTCGCTCGCCGTCAACGGCTACGCACCCAGCTTCGAGGACTGCGCGAAGTGCGGAATGCCCGGACCGAACCGTTTCTTCTCCGTCGCGGCGGGCGGCGTCATATGCGGCGACTGCCGGGTGCCCGGCAGCGTCGTACCCTCGGCTGAGGCCGTCACGCTGCTGAGCGCGTTGCTCACCGGCGACTGGGACACGGCGGACGCGTGCGAGGCGCGTCATGTCAGGGAGGGGAGCGGACTGGTGTCCGCCTACCTGCACTGGCATCTGGAGCGCGGGCTGCGCTCACTGCGGTACGTAGAGAATTGA
- a CDS encoding DUF6243 family protein encodes MAKSRNNLLGVGGQRKKLSRAEQQGAGSARNADRKTAAEQKQELLRKMRERAQSGSSAAQTEPSADDAACSGAPEQDAPAQS; translated from the coding sequence GTGGCCAAGAGCCGCAACAACCTCCTCGGTGTGGGCGGACAGCGCAAGAAGCTGTCCCGCGCCGAGCAGCAGGGCGCGGGCTCTGCGCGCAATGCCGACCGCAAGACGGCTGCCGAGCAGAAGCAGGAGCTGCTGCGCAAGATGCGTGAGCGCGCACAGTCCGGATCCTCCGCCGCGCAGACGGAGCCGTCGGCGGACGACGCCGCCTGCTCGGGCGCGCCCGAGCAGGACGCCCCGGCGCAGAGCTGA
- a CDS encoding sensor histidine kinase, which yields MASVSRTTRRRERIMAVVNRDPMEAPHKTRTDALIAGGAGALSVVLALLTDPARSPDALGWALLIASAVPIVWRRRHPLLALLAMIPLLVPYHALDNAHTAPMPQTWIALYTVAVTGRPLRTVLTGVGVLSVMVTVVLTINTHQGLQLLRISGWIVAVLFCGVDMRVYRQYMASVLERAERAERTREEEARRRVAEERLRIARDLHDLLAHSITLIGVQTSVASHILTVAPDRLDRRAIAASLEDIADTCREARAELRTTLEVLRDGRHDSHGRHDAEGPLPDLAALPSLVRAAEAAGAHVDLAVRTPAGRLAPATGAAAYRIVQESLTNAVRHAGAGVQVRVAVAPDGGNALRVTVTDDGTGPPKDGSVPGFGIVGMRERARSTGGTLDAGPRPGGGFEVSALLPFQEVEATP from the coding sequence ATGGCAAGCGTGTCCCGAACCACGCGCCGTCGTGAGCGCATCATGGCCGTCGTCAACCGCGACCCCATGGAAGCGCCGCACAAGACGCGCACCGACGCCCTCATAGCCGGGGGCGCCGGTGCGCTCTCCGTCGTGCTCGCCCTTCTCACCGACCCCGCCCGGTCGCCCGACGCACTCGGCTGGGCGCTGCTCATCGCGAGCGCCGTGCCGATCGTCTGGCGGCGGCGCCACCCGCTGCTCGCGCTGCTCGCCATGATCCCGCTCCTCGTCCCGTACCACGCGCTCGACAACGCGCACACGGCACCGATGCCGCAGACCTGGATCGCCCTCTACACCGTGGCCGTGACCGGCCGTCCGCTGCGCACGGTGCTGACCGGGGTCGGCGTCCTGTCCGTCATGGTGACGGTGGTGCTCACCATCAACACCCATCAGGGCCTGCAACTGCTGCGCATCTCCGGCTGGATCGTCGCCGTGCTGTTCTGCGGCGTCGACATGCGTGTCTACCGCCAGTACATGGCCTCCGTGCTGGAACGCGCCGAACGCGCCGAGCGCACCCGTGAGGAGGAGGCCCGGCGGCGGGTCGCCGAGGAACGGCTGCGGATCGCCCGCGATCTGCACGATCTGCTGGCCCACAGCATCACCCTCATCGGCGTCCAGACCTCGGTGGCGTCGCACATCCTGACCGTCGCCCCGGACCGGCTCGACCGGCGCGCGATCGCCGCATCGCTGGAGGACATCGCCGACACCTGCCGCGAGGCCCGGGCCGAGCTGCGCACCACCCTGGAGGTGTTGCGCGACGGCCGGCACGACAGTCACGGCCGGCACGACGCGGAAGGCCCGCTGCCCGATCTGGCGGCGCTGCCCAGTCTCGTACGGGCCGCCGAGGCGGCCGGGGCACACGTCGACCTCGCGGTACGCACCCCGGCCGGCCGGCTCGCCCCGGCGACCGGCGCGGCCGCCTACCGCATCGTGCAGGAGTCGCTGACCAACGCGGTACGGCACGCGGGAGCCGGTGTACAGGTCAGGGTCGCCGTGGCACCGGACGGCGGCAACGCGCTGAGGGTCACCGTCACCGACGACGGCACAGGACCCCCGAAGGACGGCTCCGTACCCGGGTTCGGCATTGTGGGCATGCGGGAACGGGCCCGCAGCACGGGCGGCACGCTGGACGCGGGCCCCCGCCCCGGAGGCGGCTTCGAGGTCTCGGCGCTGCTGCCGTTCCAGGAGGTGGAGGCCACACCATGA
- a CDS encoding FitA-like ribbon-helix-helix domain-containing protein, whose amino-acid sequence MIRFALRIPDDLHARLTVQAAADRRSINSEILHLIEGGLSDVTVDGASPSGDSPTVAPLRGKPDSSRA is encoded by the coding sequence ATGATCCGTTTCGCTCTGCGTATCCCAGATGACTTGCACGCACGACTGACGGTCCAGGCGGCCGCAGACCGGCGGTCGATCAACTCCGAGATCCTGCACCTGATCGAGGGCGGCCTCAGTGACGTTACGGTGGACGGGGCATCGCCTAGCGGCGATTCCCCTACCGTTGCCCCGCTACGAGGGAAGCCGGATTCCTCCCGGGCCTGA
- a CDS encoding glycine--tRNA ligase, with the protein MAADKIDSIVSLSKRRGFVYPCSEIYGGQRAAWDYGPLGVELKENLKRQWWRYMVTSREDVVGLDSSVILAPEVWVASGHVATFTDPLTECTSCHKRFRADHLEEAYEEKHGHVPANGLTELNCPNCGNKGTFTEPKQFSGLLSTHLGPTQDSGSVAYLRPETAQGIFTNFGQVQQTSRKKPPFGIAQMGKSFRNEITPGNFIFRTREFEQMEMEFFVKPGEDEQWQEYWMEQRWNWYTDLGLREENMRWFEHPKEKLSHYSKRTADIEYRFRFGGSEWGELEGVANRTDYDLKAHSAASGTDLTFFDQEAGERWTPYVIEPAAGVGRSMLAFLLDAYIEDEAPNAKGVMEKRTVMRLDPRLAPVKVAVLPLSRNPQLSPKAKGLATDLRKNWNIEFDDAGAIGRRYRRQDEIGTPFCVTVDFDTLDDNAVTVRERDTMKQERVSLDQIQAYLGARLLGC; encoded by the coding sequence GTGGCCGCCGACAAGATCGACTCCATCGTCAGCCTGAGCAAGCGCCGTGGCTTCGTCTATCCCTGCAGTGAGATCTACGGTGGTCAGCGCGCCGCCTGGGACTACGGGCCGCTGGGCGTCGAGCTGAAGGAGAACCTCAAGCGCCAGTGGTGGCGCTACATGGTCACCTCGCGCGAGGACGTGGTCGGACTCGACTCGTCGGTCATCCTGGCCCCCGAGGTCTGGGTTGCCTCCGGCCACGTCGCCACGTTCACGGACCCGCTGACCGAGTGCACCTCCTGTCACAAGCGCTTCCGCGCCGACCACCTGGAGGAGGCGTACGAGGAGAAGCACGGCCACGTGCCCGCGAACGGCCTGACCGAGCTCAACTGCCCCAACTGCGGCAACAAGGGCACCTTCACCGAGCCCAAGCAGTTCTCGGGTCTGCTCTCCACCCACCTCGGCCCGACCCAGGACTCCGGCTCGGTCGCCTATCTGCGTCCCGAGACCGCCCAGGGCATCTTCACCAACTTCGGCCAGGTGCAGCAGACTTCGCGCAAGAAGCCGCCGTTCGGTATCGCCCAGATGGGCAAGTCCTTCCGGAACGAGATCACTCCGGGCAACTTCATCTTCCGCACCCGCGAGTTCGAGCAGATGGAGATGGAGTTCTTCGTCAAGCCGGGCGAGGACGAGCAGTGGCAGGAGTACTGGATGGAGCAGCGCTGGAACTGGTACACGGACCTGGGCCTGCGCGAGGAGAACATGCGGTGGTTCGAGCACCCGAAGGAGAAGCTCTCCCACTACTCCAAGCGCACCGCTGACATCGAGTACCGCTTCCGCTTCGGCGGCAGCGAGTGGGGCGAGCTGGAGGGCGTCGCCAACCGCACGGACTACGACCTCAAGGCCCACTCCGCCGCTTCCGGCACGGATCTGACGTTCTTCGACCAGGAGGCCGGCGAGCGCTGGACTCCGTACGTCATCGAGCCTGCGGCCGGTGTCGGCCGTTCGATGCTGGCCTTCCTCCTCGACGCCTACATCGAGGACGAGGCGCCCAACGCCAAGGGTGTCATGGAGAAGCGCACCGTGATGCGTCTCGACCCGCGCCTTGCGCCGGTCAAGGTCGCCGTCCTGCCGCTGTCCCGCAACCCGCAGCTCTCGCCGAAGGCCAAGGGCCTCGCGACCGACCTGCGGAAGAACTGGAACATCGAGTTCGACGACGCGGGCGCCATCGGCCGCCGCTACCGTCGTCAGGACGAGATCGGTACGCCGTTCTGCGTCACCGTCGACTTCGACACCCTCGACGACAACGCGGTGACCGTACGCGAGCGCGACACCATGAAGCAGGAGCGCGTCTCCCTGGACCAGATCCAGGCCTACCTCGGCGCCCGACTGCTGGGCTGCTGA
- a CDS encoding response regulator transcription factor: MIRVLLADDQTLVRAAFAMLVESDRDMEVVGQASNGLEAVELTRAHRPDLVVMDIRMPELDGIEATRRIAADEHLAGVKVLVLTTYDTDEHIVDALRAGASGFLVKDTRPAELLAAIRTVAAGESLLSPGPTARLIAKVLSSPRTPPAGVPGGPDRLSERERQVLCLVGRGLNNAEIAETLGLSPLTAKTHVSRIMGKVGARDRAQLVIVAYESGLVVPAAGGADGK, translated from the coding sequence ATGATCCGCGTACTGCTCGCCGACGACCAGACCCTGGTACGGGCGGCCTTCGCGATGCTCGTCGAGTCCGACCGGGACATGGAGGTCGTCGGTCAGGCGAGCAACGGTCTCGAAGCCGTCGAGCTGACCCGCGCGCACCGGCCCGACCTCGTCGTCATGGACATCCGGATGCCCGAGCTCGACGGCATCGAGGCCACCCGCCGCATCGCCGCCGACGAACACCTCGCCGGAGTGAAGGTGCTGGTCCTGACCACATACGACACCGATGAACACATCGTCGACGCACTGCGCGCGGGCGCCTCCGGCTTTCTCGTCAAGGACACCAGGCCCGCCGAGCTCCTGGCCGCCATCAGGACCGTGGCGGCGGGCGAGTCCCTGCTCTCGCCCGGGCCGACCGCCCGGCTCATCGCCAAGGTGCTGAGCAGCCCCCGGACCCCGCCCGCCGGAGTGCCGGGCGGTCCGGACCGCCTCTCCGAACGGGAGCGTCAGGTGCTCTGCCTCGTCGGGCGCGGGCTGAACAACGCCGAGATCGCCGAGACGCTCGGCCTCAGCCCGCTCACCGCGAAGACCCATGTCAGCCGGATCATGGGCAAGGTCGGCGCCCGCGACCGTGCCCAGCTGGTGATCGTCGCGTACGAATCGGGGCTGGTCGTGCCGGCCGCCGGCGGGGCGGACGGAAAGTGA
- a CDS encoding isoprenyl transferase: protein MAVRGMLGGRNRRDYKTPEPHPSGATPPKIPGELVPKHVAVVMDGNGRWAKERGLPRTEGHKVGEGVVMDVLKGCIEMGVKNLSLYAFSTENWKRSPEEVKFLMNFNRDVIRRRRDEMDELGIRIRWVGRMPKLWKSVVQELQVAQEQTKDNDKMTLYFCVNYGGRAEIADAAQRIAQDVAAGKLDPSKVNEKTFAKYIYYPDMPDVDLFVRPSGEQRTSNYLIWQSAYAEMVFQDVLWPDFDRRDLWRACLEFAQRDRRFGGAVEAAQEPKG from the coding sequence ATGGCAGTACGCGGGATGCTCGGCGGCCGTAACCGGCGCGACTACAAGACCCCGGAGCCGCACCCTTCCGGTGCCACGCCCCCGAAGATCCCCGGCGAGCTGGTGCCCAAACACGTCGCCGTCGTGATGGACGGCAACGGCCGCTGGGCCAAGGAACGCGGCCTCCCGCGCACCGAGGGCCACAAGGTCGGCGAGGGCGTCGTCATGGACGTTCTCAAGGGCTGCATCGAGATGGGCGTCAAGAACCTCTCGCTGTACGCGTTCTCCACCGAGAACTGGAAGCGGTCCCCGGAGGAGGTGAAGTTCCTGATGAACTTCAACCGGGACGTCATCCGCCGCCGCCGCGACGAGATGGACGAACTGGGCATCCGCATCCGCTGGGTGGGGCGCATGCCGAAGCTGTGGAAGTCCGTCGTCCAGGAGCTCCAGGTCGCCCAGGAGCAGACGAAGGACAACGACAAGATGACGCTGTACTTCTGCGTCAACTACGGCGGCCGGGCCGAGATCGCCGACGCCGCGCAGCGCATCGCGCAGGACGTCGCGGCCGGGAAGCTGGACCCGTCCAAGGTCAACGAGAAGACGTTCGCGAAGTACATCTACTACCCGGACATGCCGGACGTCGACCTCTTCGTCCGTCCCAGCGGCGAGCAGCGCACGTCCAACTACCTGATCTGGCAGAGCGCATACGCCGAGATGGTCTTCCAGGACGTGCTCTGGCCGGACTTCGACCGTCGCGACCTGTGGCGGGCATGCCTGGAGTTCGCCCAGCGGGACCGGCGCTTCGGCGGTGCGGTGGAGGCGGCCCAGGAGCCGAAGGGCTGA
- a CDS encoding MMPL family transporter produces the protein MRAAVKPNGTRSRPRDRRRVLPWAILALWVAAIALAGPLAAKLGGVQTNRAVDYLPASADSTQVAKIQDALPGGEATELVLVYHRDGGLTAADRTLAAEQTAEVARGHALTRTPSPVPSEDGTTLMYPVSSTEPGQDDDARTAFVDEVRAVAEGGGGLSVDVGGPGALNTDAQKVYESLGGPLLYTTVAVVAILLILIYRSPLLWLVPLVVAGVADALSMAVVYGLNRGFDITVTGQSSAVMTILVFGAGTDYALLLVSRYREELTRTDRPYDAMVAALRGCGPAVIASSGTVAAGLLCLLAADLTSSRGMGPIAAVGVLCALLAMTTLLPALLVLLGRRVFWPLVPAYGSLPKQRRSLFAAMGGSAGRRPLAVLACGGVLLGALALGTFNLPGDLKQEDSFSSKPDSIVAMETLAAAYPGRSTQPITVITPTERAGAALAKARATEGVAAVERGRSGGGWTELSVVATGRPESAGERATIEALRDSLDGSHVGGPSAQQMDAETANARDLRIVVPLVLISVLMILIALLRSLVAPLLLAAAVVAVWGASLGIGGLVFEPLLGMKGTDPGLPLLSFVFLVALGVDYGIFLMHRVREETLSGTAPTAAALTALRTTGAVIASAGLVLAATFAVLLNMPMVSLVQMGFVIAVGVLLDTFLVRTYLVTSASVALQRKIWWPGALSRTPAAPDGPREPELLTTA, from the coding sequence TCCACCCAGGTGGCGAAGATCCAGGACGCGCTGCCCGGCGGCGAGGCCACCGAACTCGTCCTCGTCTACCACCGCGACGGCGGACTGACCGCCGCCGACCGGACCCTGGCCGCCGAGCAGACCGCCGAGGTCGCCCGCGGCCACGCACTCACCAGGACACCGAGCCCCGTCCCGTCCGAGGACGGCACGACCCTGATGTACCCGGTCTCCTCCACCGAGCCGGGACAGGACGACGACGCCAGGACCGCCTTCGTCGACGAGGTGCGCGCGGTCGCCGAGGGCGGCGGCGGACTGAGCGTCGACGTCGGCGGCCCCGGGGCGCTGAACACCGACGCGCAGAAGGTCTACGAGTCCCTCGGCGGCCCGCTGCTCTACACGACCGTCGCCGTCGTGGCGATCCTGCTGATCCTCATCTACCGCAGCCCGCTGCTGTGGCTGGTGCCGCTCGTCGTCGCGGGCGTCGCCGACGCCCTGTCCATGGCCGTCGTGTACGGACTCAACCGAGGCTTCGACATCACCGTCACCGGCCAGAGTTCCGCCGTGATGACCATCCTCGTCTTCGGCGCGGGCACCGACTACGCGTTGCTGCTCGTCTCCCGCTACCGGGAGGAACTGACCCGCACCGACCGGCCGTACGACGCCATGGTGGCCGCCCTGCGCGGCTGCGGGCCCGCGGTCATCGCCTCCTCCGGCACCGTCGCCGCCGGTCTGCTGTGCCTCCTCGCCGCCGACCTCACCAGCAGCCGGGGCATGGGTCCCATCGCCGCCGTCGGGGTGCTCTGCGCACTGCTCGCCATGACGACGCTGCTGCCGGCGCTACTGGTGCTGCTCGGCCGCCGGGTGTTCTGGCCGCTCGTCCCCGCGTACGGCAGCCTGCCCAAGCAGCGTCGTTCGCTGTTCGCCGCGATGGGCGGCTCGGCCGGGCGCAGGCCGCTGGCCGTGCTCGCCTGCGGGGGCGTACTGCTGGGCGCGCTGGCGCTCGGTACGTTCAACCTGCCCGGCGATCTCAAGCAGGAGGACTCCTTCTCCAGCAAGCCGGACTCGATCGTGGCGATGGAGACCCTCGCCGCCGCCTACCCAGGACGCTCCACCCAGCCGATCACCGTGATCACCCCCACCGAACGGGCCGGGGCGGCCCTGGCGAAGGCCCGTGCCACCGAGGGCGTCGCCGCCGTCGAACGCGGCCGCAGCGGCGGTGGCTGGACCGAACTGTCCGTCGTCGCCACCGGCCGGCCCGAGTCCGCGGGGGAGCGGGCGACCATCGAGGCCCTGCGCGACTCCCTGGACGGCAGCCACGTCGGCGGGCCCAGCGCCCAGCAGATGGACGCGGAGACGGCCAACGCCCGGGATCTCAGGATCGTCGTCCCGCTCGTCCTGATCTCCGTCCTGATGATCCTGATCGCACTGCTGCGCAGCCTCGTCGCTCCGCTGCTGCTGGCCGCCGCCGTCGTCGCGGTGTGGGGTGCCTCGCTCGGCATCGGCGGACTCGTCTTCGAACCGCTCCTCGGAATGAAGGGCACCGACCCCGGGCTGCCGCTGCTGTCCTTCGTCTTCCTGGTGGCACTCGGCGTCGACTACGGCATCTTCCTGATGCACCGGGTCCGCGAGGAGACCCTCTCCGGCACCGCACCGACAGCCGCCGCACTCACCGCACTGCGCACCACGGGCGCGGTGATCGCCTCGGCGGGCCTGGTGCTCGCGGCCACCTTCGCGGTCCTGCTGAACATGCCGATGGTGAGCCTGGTCCAGATGGGCTTCGTCATCGCCGTCGGCGTACTTCTCGACACCTTCCTCGTCCGCACCTACCTGGTCACCTCGGCGAGCGTGGCACTCCAGCGGAAGATCTGGTGGCCGGGCGCGCTCAGCCGGACCCCCGCCGCACCGGACGGCCCCCGCGAACCCGAACTCCTCACAACCGCCTGA